The following proteins come from a genomic window of Lachnoclostridium phytofermentans ISDg:
- a CDS encoding DUF1836 domain-containing protein: MELIEGLRKINYVKPGDVPNIDLYMDQVTTFMDKHLESSKRYSEDKLLTKTMINNYTKNNLLPSSNKKKYSKDHMYLLIFIYYMKNVLSINDIQSILTPLTEKFFEGDNKVSLEEIYEEIFRQGEENSMTVSKDVIRKYQKSKDAYPEMKDQEDHDFLQMFSFVCMLCFDVYMKKQMIEKIIDDHFTMPSEKDKNTKEKSKDHAKDKDKSSK, translated from the coding sequence ATGGAACTCATCGAAGGCTTACGGAAAATCAATTATGTAAAACCTGGCGATGTTCCAAATATTGATTTATATATGGACCAGGTGACCACGTTTATGGATAAACATCTTGAGTCCTCAAAGCGTTATTCTGAGGATAAATTGTTGACCAAAACGATGATTAATAATTATACAAAAAATAATTTACTTCCGTCATCAAATAAGAAAAAATATTCAAAGGATCATATGTATCTTCTTATATTTATATATTACATGAAGAACGTATTATCCATTAACGATATTCAAAGTATACTTACTCCTTTGACTGAGAAATTCTTCGAGGGGGATAACAAAGTTAGTTTAGAAGAGATTTACGAAGAAATCTTTCGACAGGGAGAGGAAAACTCCATGACAGTGAGTAAGGATGTTATTCGTAAGTATCAGAAATCAAAAGATGCTTATCCCGAGATGAAGGACCAAGAGGATCACGATTTCTTACAGATGTTTTCTTTTGTGTGTATGCTATGTTTTGATGTCTATATGAAAAAGCAAATGATTGAGAAAATTATCGATGATCATTTTACAATGCCATCAGAGAAGGATAAAAATACAAAAGAGAAATCGAAAGATCATGCGAAAGACAAGGATAAATCATCTAAGTAA
- a CDS encoding YerC/YecD family TrpR-related protein gives MSKNIKNDSVDYLFDAVLSLKNKEECYVFFEDICTVNELLSLSQRFEVAAMLRAKKTYLEIAEKTGASTATISRVNRSLNYGNDGYDLVFSRIPEISQMDEEEAQ, from the coding sequence ATGAGTAAAAATATTAAGAATGATTCAGTAGATTATTTATTTGATGCGGTTTTAAGTCTAAAGAACAAGGAAGAATGTTACGTTTTCTTTGAAGACATCTGTACTGTGAATGAATTACTGTCTCTTTCTCAGCGTTTCGAGGTGGCTGCAATGCTTCGTGCAAAAAAGACATATCTTGAAATAGCAGAAAAAACAGGTGCTTCGACTGCTACTATAAGTCGTGTGAACCGTTCTTTAAATTACGGTAATGATGGTTATGATTTAGTATTCAGTAGAATTCCTGAAATTTCACAAATGGACGAAGAGGAAGCACAATAA